A stretch of [Clostridium] scindens DNA encodes these proteins:
- a CDS encoding GGDEF domain-containing protein, whose protein sequence is MTEDSRTISRLRRMIHKVLIVAIALTAMQVLPIQAQESRTIKVGCIDIEDFLVVDQDGNVSGYASEYLEKISKHTGWTYEYVNGSWAECLSWLKEGKIDLLMPAEYSEERAKDYLFSQDYCCMDYAALIGRKNNDKIYYEDFENFDGMTVGIIEGNYLNDVFDQYAAKHDFAVNKKSYANSESLEAALEEGEVDAIINGNMNYYDTQKLLAKIDYMPAYFITSVNQPDLMEELDRAQYLIHLENPYYAAQLHEKYYGEIERQAVGFTREEAEYIENADEVKVLCKADNYTLSWKDKETGEMKGIYPDFIKLLEKKSGMRFKISGYGPQRSAFQLLEAGKADVLLDAVSASSLKNKGRLALSDSFYDMPYVVLAYKGADNLQGKHLKAALPMQEENTEAWIEKEYPDWDVKFYDSWEGCVKALKKGQVDIVPVNTAAWQTLYVFRDETELMNITTSSFQVPLCVAMSEENPEPLISVMNKLILKLDSEEVSECILENTLRGAQKVTFKELVRQYPVQMIVIGIFIAVLVALFIGLAYIYRLKARQNRALEEKNAQLEEAHRLEKELTHKMEIDKLTGLFDKITAENSCRKYLVEGGTGVLLIFDIDNFKKVNDCCGHSKGDDILRNVGKILRLFCRSDDIAGRVGGDEFLVFLKEMKDRETVRQRLEVLKGQIRELGKSREVDISCSIGVAFAPEDGGDFDSLFNSADQAMYKAKGQGKDCYKFY, encoded by the coding sequence ATGACTGAGGACAGCAGGACAATTAGCCGCTTAAGACGAATGATCCATAAGGTGCTGATCGTAGCGATTGCTCTGACAGCCATGCAGGTACTGCCAATACAGGCGCAGGAGAGCAGGACTATCAAGGTGGGCTGTATCGACATCGAAGACTTTCTGGTTGTGGACCAGGATGGGAATGTCAGCGGCTATGCATCCGAGTATCTAGAGAAAATATCAAAGCATACAGGCTGGACATACGAATATGTAAACGGTTCTTGGGCAGAATGCCTGAGTTGGCTGAAGGAGGGAAAGATCGACCTTCTGATGCCTGCGGAATATTCAGAGGAACGGGCAAAAGATTATCTGTTTAGCCAGGATTACTGCTGCATGGATTATGCAGCCTTAATAGGGCGCAAAAACAATGACAAGATTTATTATGAGGACTTCGAGAATTTTGATGGCATGACGGTGGGAATAATTGAAGGCAATTATCTGAACGATGTATTTGACCAGTATGCAGCAAAGCATGATTTTGCGGTAAATAAGAAGTCGTATGCGAACAGCGAGTCCCTTGAAGCAGCATTAGAAGAAGGAGAAGTAGATGCTATCATCAATGGCAATATGAATTATTATGATACGCAGAAGCTTCTGGCTAAGATCGATTATATGCCAGCGTATTTTATTACCTCCGTAAACCAGCCGGATCTGATGGAGGAATTAGATCGCGCCCAGTATCTGATCCATCTGGAAAACCCCTATTATGCTGCGCAGCTGCATGAAAAATATTATGGGGAGATTGAAAGGCAGGCCGTGGGATTCACCAGGGAGGAAGCCGAGTATATCGAAAATGCGGATGAAGTGAAGGTGCTGTGCAAGGCAGACAACTATACCTTATCCTGGAAGGATAAAGAGACGGGAGAAATGAAGGGAATATACCCTGATTTTATCAAGCTGCTGGAAAAGAAAAGCGGAATGAGATTTAAGATCAGCGGCTATGGACCTCAGAGAAGCGCATTCCAGCTGCTTGAGGCTGGCAAGGCAGATGTCCTTCTGGATGCGGTATCCGCATCTTCCTTAAAGAATAAAGGACGGCTGGCGCTGTCGGATAGTTTTTATGATATGCCATATGTAGTGCTGGCCTATAAAGGAGCGGATAACCTGCAAGGGAAGCATTTGAAGGCCGCACTGCCGATGCAGGAGGAAAACACAGAGGCATGGATTGAAAAGGAATATCCGGACTGGGATGTGAAGTTCTATGATTCCTGGGAGGGGTGCGTCAAGGCGCTTAAAAAGGGACAGGTCGACATCGTACCGGTCAATACTGCCGCATGGCAGACGCTGTACGTATTCCGGGATGAGACAGAACTGATGAATATCACGACGTCATCATTCCAGGTACCGCTATGCGTGGCAATGTCCGAAGAGAATCCGGAACCATTGATTTCCGTGATGAACAAGCTGATACTGAAACTAGATTCGGAGGAAGTATCGGAATGTATATTGGAGAATACGCTTCGCGGCGCGCAGAAGGTGACCTTTAAGGAACTAGTGCGGCAATATCCTGTCCAGATGATTGTGATTGGAATATTTATTGCTGTCCTGGTGGCGCTTTTTATCGGGCTGGCCTATATTTATCGCCTGAAAGCCCGCCAGAACCGAGCCTTGGAAGAGAAGAACGCGCAGTTGGAAGAAGCGCATAGGCTTGAGAAAGAACTGACGCATAAGATGGAAATTGATAAGTTGACAGGCCTGTTTGATAAGATCACGGCTGAAAATAGCTGTCGGAAATACCTTGTGGAAGGAGGAACCGGCGTTTTACTGATCTTTGATATTGATAATTTCAAAAAGGTGAATGACTGTTGCGGACATTCGAAAGGAGATGATATTCTCCGGAATGTGGGAAAGATCCTTCGTCTGTTCTGCCGTTCGGATGATATTGCGGGGCGGGTAGGAGGAGACGAATTTCTGGTATTCCTCAAAGAGATGAAAGACAGGGAGACGGTAAGACAAAGACTGGAAGTATTAAAAGGGCAGATAAGAGAACTTGGAAAAAGCAGGGAAGTTGACATCAGCTGCAGTATCGGAGTAGCGTTTGCGCCGGAAGATGGCGGAGATTTTGACAGCCTGTTTAATTCTGCCGACCAGGCTATGTATAAGGCAAAAGGCCAGGGCAAGGACTGCTATAAATTCTATTGA
- the zwf gene encoding glucose-6-phosphate dehydrogenase, translating to MNKEKTFTIFGGTGDLTFRKLLPALYNMEAADKEGLSTQIVIVGRRDYTSETYRDLAREWVEKFARLAYTVDVYERFSRRIIYYRMDITEEESYEGLNEFYKKIEAKEHIFYFAVAPRFFAGIVSGLKHIRGACEGKVVIEKPFGEDLLAAKSLNRTMEAFFTPENIYRIDHYLGKEMVRNIQTIRFANPIFQNVWNAEYIDCIQISALEEAGVETRGGYYDHSGALKDMMQNHLFQILTIVAMERPQSPAVEEMHQEQMKVLAALKAPEEIAENMVLGQYEGYRQEPSVKEDSVTETYAAVRLFIDNDRWKGMPFYIRTGKKLGKREMQVAVVFKSPLPGLEPNILNIKIQPTEGVYLQFNIKKPGGSDDTIQAKMDFCQSCLQINQMNTPEAYERLIGACILGNRAWFSQWDQIETSWNYVDTIRKMYAERGLFAYPYPAGSNGPVEADRLLEKYGHAWFD from the coding sequence ATGAATAAAGAAAAGACATTTACCATATTCGGAGGAACCGGAGACTTGACGTTTCGAAAACTCCTTCCCGCGCTTTATAATATGGAAGCGGCGGATAAAGAGGGACTTAGCACGCAGATCGTCATTGTCGGAAGACGGGATTATACCAGCGAGACCTACAGGGACCTGGCTCGGGAGTGGGTGGAGAAATTTGCGAGACTTGCTTATACTGTGGACGTATATGAGAGGTTTTCCAGACGGATCATCTACTACCGCATGGATATTACGGAGGAAGAGTCGTATGAAGGATTGAATGAATTCTATAAGAAAATAGAGGCGAAAGAGCATATCTTCTACTTTGCGGTGGCACCGCGCTTCTTTGCAGGGATTGTCAGCGGGCTAAAGCATATCCGGGGAGCCTGCGAGGGAAAGGTCGTGATCGAGAAGCCTTTTGGGGAGGACCTTTTGGCTGCAAAAAGTCTGAATCGGACGATGGAAGCCTTCTTTACGCCGGAGAATATCTATCGGATCGACCATTATCTGGGAAAGGAAATGGTGCGGAATATTCAGACGATCCGCTTTGCCAACCCTATATTCCAGAATGTCTGGAATGCCGAGTATATTGACTGTATCCAGATCTCTGCGTTAGAGGAAGCCGGGGTAGAGACAAGAGGGGGCTATTATGACCATAGTGGAGCGCTAAAGGATATGATGCAGAACCATCTGTTCCAGATCTTGACCATCGTGGCTATGGAGCGGCCGCAAAGCCCCGCCGTAGAAGAGATGCATCAGGAGCAGATGAAGGTGCTGGCTGCGCTTAAGGCTCCGGAGGAAATCGCAGAGAATATGGTGCTGGGACAGTATGAAGGCTACCGTCAGGAACCTTCCGTGAAGGAAGACTCTGTGACTGAGACCTATGCGGCGGTACGGCTGTTCATAGACAATGACCGATGGAAAGGCATGCCTTTCTATATTCGTACCGGCAAGAAGCTTGGAAAGCGGGAGATGCAGGTGGCGGTCGTATTTAAAAGCCCATTGCCGGGGCTGGAGCCGAATATCCTGAATATAAAGATACAGCCTACAGAAGGAGTCTATCTGCAGTTCAATATCAAGAAGCCGGGAGGGTCGGACGATACCATCCAGGCGAAGATGGACTTCTGCCAGAGCTGCTTGCAGATCAATCAGATGAATACGCCGGAGGCCTACGAGCGTCTGATCGGCGCCTGCATTCTGGGAAACCGCGCGTGGTTTTCCCAGTGGGACCAGATCGAGACCAGCTGGAACTATGTGGATACTATTCGCAAGATGTACGCGGAGCGCGGGCTCTTTGCCTATCCGTATCCGGCAGGGAGCAATGGGCCTGTGGAGGCAGACCGCCTGCTTGAAAAATATGGTCATGCGTGGTTTGACTAA
- a CDS encoding DUF2871 domain-containing protein, with protein sequence MKKLWNLSFTYFILGIASGVFYREYTKHMGFEGRTALAYTHLHLLVLGMMLFLILMLFCRQTGLADSRKFKVFLVLYNIGLPFMVIMLYVRGIAQVSAASLGPAANAAISGLAGIAHIIITIALVFLFLALRDEYASPRQ encoded by the coding sequence ATGAAAAAATTATGGAACCTTTCTTTTACCTACTTTATCCTGGGTATCGCAAGCGGCGTATTCTACCGGGAGTATACGAAGCATATGGGCTTTGAAGGGAGAACAGCCCTTGCCTATACCCATCTTCATCTGCTGGTCCTCGGCATGATGCTCTTCCTGATCCTGATGCTGTTCTGCCGACAGACTGGCCTGGCTGACAGCCGGAAATTCAAGGTATTCCTGGTATTATATAATATCGGGCTTCCTTTCATGGTGATTATGCTGTATGTCCGCGGCATCGCCCAGGTATCGGCAGCCTCCCTTGGCCCGGCAGCCAATGCCGCCATATCCGGTCTTGCCGGCATCGCGCATATCATTATAACAATTGCCCTTGTCTTCCTGTTTCTCGCGCTCAGAGACGAATACGCCTCCCCGCGCCAATAG
- a CDS encoding DUF6070 family protein, with translation MKKTILVIAFLLLAAAGCAGKNTKDGSKEHADRKSVEIAKSYQDIYEKACKDGTLEDLATIRQIVERLGEDGLVAVDAENQVDMENAAQAEAFCKRAGEGKEAVQTIIAVKDDGGFMRYDLEASEGTLKVRQGYVAWSNGEPVEKETDEYQAYAWNYSGKGYLFFEKYQPPGYDGFSGHTAIRVKPLDQDCRELNQKYIMPVGYRLNNMFLEDWSENDYGNLNFYDIFEPMYQMKYGKRLDVEFAFTGKTYDVPEEEFENVFLAFFQIDPSVLRQKTTYQEGSHTYQYRPRGMFDFGSTPDIPYPEVVSYEEQEDGTIKLVVDAVWPDRNMEKAYSHEVVVRPLDGGRFQYVSNHVIDSKDNADPVWYRERLSDEKWKDYYGGRFNGKCCL, from the coding sequence ATGAAAAAAACGATTTTGGTTATTGCATTCTTACTGCTTGCCGCGGCAGGCTGCGCTGGCAAAAACACGAAGGATGGTTCAAAGGAGCATGCAGATAGGAAGTCGGTTGAAATTGCAAAGAGTTACCAGGATATATATGAGAAAGCCTGCAAGGATGGAACGTTAGAGGATCTGGCTACTATCCGCCAAATCGTAGAACGTCTGGGGGAGGATGGACTTGTGGCAGTGGACGCTGAGAATCAGGTTGATATGGAAAACGCGGCGCAGGCGGAAGCGTTCTGCAAAAGAGCCGGCGAAGGAAAGGAGGCTGTCCAGACGATCATCGCCGTGAAGGATGATGGAGGATTTATGCGGTATGACCTGGAGGCTTCGGAGGGAACGTTAAAAGTGAGGCAGGGGTATGTCGCATGGAGCAATGGCGAGCCAGTGGAAAAGGAGACGGATGAATATCAGGCATATGCTTGGAACTACTCTGGGAAAGGGTACCTGTTTTTTGAAAAGTACCAGCCACCCGGGTATGATGGATTTTCAGGGCATACGGCTATAAGAGTGAAGCCCCTGGATCAGGACTGCCGGGAGTTGAACCAGAAGTATATCATGCCGGTGGGGTATCGGCTGAATAATATGTTTCTGGAGGACTGGAGCGAGAATGACTATGGCAATTTGAACTTCTATGACATCTTCGAGCCTATGTATCAGATGAAGTATGGAAAGAGGCTGGATGTGGAATTTGCCTTTACAGGAAAGACATACGATGTGCCGGAAGAAGAATTCGAAAATGTCTTCCTGGCATTTTTTCAGATTGACCCTTCCGTGCTGCGGCAAAAGACCACCTATCAGGAAGGCAGTCATACTTACCAGTACAGGCCCAGAGGAATGTTTGACTTTGGCTCTACTCCGGATATTCCCTACCCGGAGGTGGTATCTTATGAAGAACAGGAAGATGGGACGATCAAACTCGTCGTGGACGCAGTATGGCCTGACCGGAATATGGAGAAGGCGTACAGCCATGAAGTTGTGGTACGTCCGCTTGATGGCGGCAGGTTCCAGTATGTTTCCAATCATGTAATTGACTCCAAGGATAATGCTGATCCTGTCTGGTATAGGGAGAGACTGAGTGATGAAAAGTGGAAGGATTATTATGGGGGTAGATTTAACGGGAAATGTTGCTTATGA
- a CDS encoding MarR family winged helix-turn-helix transcriptional regulator has product MSINDEDIIELFIEVEKLDKRFARRLSNRTQHCEGQHRCILILEMMGSMNQRKLADALHIRSTSLSELLSKLERKGLVERTPVPDDKRSLIVSLTKEGAQKAKEYNRRRAKTRHKIMDHISDEEKRQFYSTLKKIKENYLEMEAEENE; this is encoded by the coding sequence ATGAGTATCAATGATGAAGACATTATAGAACTATTTATCGAAGTAGAAAAGTTAGATAAGAGATTCGCCCGCAGGCTTTCTAATAGGACACAGCATTGCGAGGGACAGCACAGATGCATCCTTATTCTGGAAATGATGGGATCTATGAATCAGAGAAAACTGGCGGATGCCCTGCATATCCGTTCGACATCCTTAAGCGAATTGCTGTCTAAGCTGGAACGGAAAGGGCTGGTAGAAAGAACGCCGGTTCCGGATGACAAGAGAAGCCTTATAGTATCTTTGACGAAAGAGGGCGCGCAAAAGGCAAAGGAATATAACCGGCGACGGGCCAAGACACGTCATAAGATCATGGATCATATCTCCGATGAGGAGAAAAGACAGTTCTACAGCACTCTTAAAAAGATTAAGGAAAATTACCTGGAGATGGAGGCAGAAGAGAATGAGTAA
- a CDS encoding IMP dehydrogenase, translated as MAFYYEEPSRTFSEYLLIPGYSSVECVPSKVSLKTPLVKFEKGKEPELSMNIPMVSAIMQSVSDDRLAIALAQEGGLSFIYGSQPIESQAGMIEKVKRYRAGFVVSDSNVSPEMTLQDVLGLTERTGHSTIAVTQDGSPNGKLLGIVTNKDYRVSRMTPDTKVKDFMTKLDDLVYAQEETTLKEANDIIWEHKINCLPLVNKDQELVYLVFRKDYDTHKKNEYELIDSSKRYMVGAGINTRDYEERVPALLKAGADILCIDSSEGFSEWQKLTIDYIRKNYGDRVKVGAGNVVDAEGFRFLAEAGADFVKVGIGGGAICITREQKGIGRGQATALIEVAKARDAYYEETGIYVPICSDGGIVHDYHITLALAMGADFIMLGRYFARFDESPTKRVNINGSYMKEYWGEGSARARNWQRYDMGGDKKLSFEEGVDSFVPYAGSLKDNVNLTLSKVRSTMCNCGAINIPELQQKAKITLVSSTSIVEGGAHDVMLRDKR; from the coding sequence ATGGCATTTTATTATGAGGAGCCATCCAGGACATTCAGCGAGTATCTTTTGATTCCAGGCTATTCTTCTGTGGAATGTGTTCCATCGAAAGTAAGCCTTAAGACGCCGCTGGTGAAGTTTGAGAAGGGGAAGGAGCCGGAACTGTCGATGAATATCCCGATGGTTTCGGCAATCATGCAGTCGGTCTCTGACGACAGGCTTGCAATTGCCCTGGCCCAGGAAGGCGGCCTGTCTTTTATCTATGGATCGCAGCCTATAGAATCTCAGGCGGGGATGATCGAAAAAGTCAAGCGGTACCGGGCGGGGTTCGTAGTGAGCGATTCCAATGTATCGCCGGAGATGACGCTTCAGGATGTGCTCGGGCTGACTGAGCGGACCGGCCATTCTACTATAGCGGTAACTCAAGATGGCAGTCCCAATGGAAAACTGCTGGGAATTGTAACGAACAAAGACTACAGGGTAAGCAGGATGACTCCTGATACAAAGGTCAAAGATTTCATGACCAAGCTGGATGACCTTGTATATGCGCAGGAAGAGACCACGCTGAAAGAAGCGAATGACATTATCTGGGAGCATAAGATTAACTGCCTTCCTCTGGTCAATAAGGACCAGGAACTGGTATATCTGGTTTTCCGCAAGGATTACGATACCCATAAGAAGAATGAGTATGAATTGATAGACAGTTCCAAGCGGTATATGGTAGGCGCTGGAATTAATACCAGGGATTATGAAGAACGGGTGCCCGCGCTGCTTAAGGCCGGCGCAGACATTCTGTGCATAGACAGTTCAGAAGGATTTTCAGAGTGGCAGAAATTGACGATTGACTATATCCGCAAAAATTATGGAGACCGCGTGAAAGTAGGGGCAGGCAACGTAGTGGATGCGGAAGGATTCCGATTCCTCGCTGAGGCTGGGGCAGATTTTGTCAAGGTAGGAATCGGCGGCGGAGCGATCTGTATTACCCGCGAGCAGAAGGGCATCGGAAGGGGACAGGCTACAGCACTCATCGAGGTGGCAAAAGCCAGGGATGCCTATTATGAAGAGACGGGAATCTACGTTCCAATCTGTTCTGACGGAGGCATTGTGCATGATTACCACATTACCCTTGCGCTTGCTATGGGAGCAGACTTTATTATGTTGGGCAGATATTTTGCAAGATTTGATGAGAGCCCTACAAAAAGAGTAAATATTAATGGAAGCTATATGAAGGAATATTGGGGCGAGGGAAGCGCCAGAGCCAGGAACTGGCAGAGATATGACATGGGGGGAGATAAGAAGCTGTCTTTTGAAGAGGGCGTAGATTCTTTTGTCCCGTATGCCGGAAGCCTGAAGGACAATGTAAATCTTACGCTGAGCAAGGTAAGGTCAACGATGTGCAACTGTGGAGCGATCAATATACCCGAACTGCAGCAGAAAGCCAAGATTACGCTGGTGTCTTCCACAAGCATTGTAGAAGGCGGCGCGCATGACGTCATGCTCAGAGATAAGAGATAG
- a CDS encoding MATE family efflux transporter — translation MDKSIEAMGKRPIFPLLLSMSFPPMLSMLIQSMYNIIDSIFVARLGEETLTAVSLAFPLQNLVLSVAVGLGVGLNALMARNLGAGDVKKAEDAAAHGIVLTTIHSLAFVLIGLFLTKPFFHMFTQNKAVFNMGCQYTYLVICFAAGTLFHIAVEKMFQATGNMIIPMLMQGLGAIINIILDPIMIFGLLGFPAMGVTGAAVATLIGQFSACTLSIVLFVKKGQIALRIKGFRFDRNIVRGIYSVAVPSGVMCALPSILIGTLNGLLASVSQRAVAVLGIYFKLQTFVYMPANGVVQGMRPIISYNYGAGDQKRMNETIRTACFVIGAIMCLGTLLFMGFPGAIMQMFDAGDGMRSMGIVALRVISTGFVVSTLGVVFSGTFEALGMGFKSLIISLLRQFVITVPLAIIFIGPFGVSGVWAAFPIAEAAAAAAATGLFLSARRTLRGRVQKDGDN, via the coding sequence ATGGATAAAAGTATAGAGGCTATGGGGAAGCGGCCAATCTTTCCGCTGCTTCTTTCTATGTCCTTTCCGCCGATGCTGTCGATGCTGATACAGTCCATGTATAACATAATTGACAGCATCTTTGTGGCAAGGCTGGGGGAGGAAACTCTGACAGCGGTATCTCTTGCCTTCCCGCTTCAGAATCTGGTCCTTTCTGTGGCAGTAGGACTGGGAGTAGGATTAAATGCGCTGATGGCAAGAAACCTGGGAGCAGGCGATGTAAAAAAGGCCGAGGATGCGGCGGCCCATGGAATCGTGCTGACGACGATTCACTCCCTGGCATTCGTCCTCATTGGATTGTTTCTGACTAAGCCATTTTTTCATATGTTTACGCAGAATAAAGCGGTATTTAACATGGGCTGCCAATATACATATCTGGTAATCTGCTTTGCGGCGGGAACGCTGTTCCACATTGCTGTGGAGAAGATGTTCCAGGCAACAGGCAATATGATCATCCCAATGCTGATGCAAGGATTGGGAGCAATCATCAATATTATACTGGATCCGATTATGATCTTCGGACTGCTTGGGTTTCCTGCGATGGGCGTGACCGGAGCGGCTGTGGCAACTTTGATCGGACAGTTTTCTGCCTGTACGCTGTCCATTGTCCTGTTCGTGAAAAAGGGGCAGATCGCGCTTCGCATCAAGGGATTCCGATTTGACAGGAACATAGTCAGAGGCATCTACTCCGTGGCTGTGCCATCCGGTGTTATGTGTGCCCTTCCATCCATTCTGATCGGCACGCTGAATGGACTGCTGGCATCCGTATCCCAGAGGGCAGTTGCCGTCCTGGGCATCTATTTTAAACTGCAGACCTTTGTATACATGCCGGCAAATGGGGTGGTGCAAGGAATGCGCCCGATCATCAGCTATAACTATGGGGCAGGGGATCAGAAGCGGATGAATGAGACGATCCGCACAGCCTGCTTTGTGATCGGGGCGATCATGTGCCTGGGGACTTTGCTGTTCATGGGATTCCCTGGCGCGATCATGCAGATGTTTGATGCAGGAGATGGCATGCGTTCCATGGGAATTGTGGCTCTGAGAGTCATCAGCACAGGATTCGTCGTGTCTACGCTGGGAGTCGTGTTTTCCGGGACGTTCGAGGCGCTTGGGATGGGATTCAAATCTTTGATCATCTCGCTCCTTCGCCAATTCGTCATAACGGTTCCGCTGGCAATTATCTTTATAGGACCGTTTGGGGTCAGCGGAGTCTGGGCCGCATTTCCAATCGCAGAGGCAGCCGCCGCTGCTGCGGCGACAGGACTCTTTCTATCTGCCCGCCGGACATTGCGCGGCAGGGTTCAGAAGGACGGAGATAATTAA
- a CDS encoding TetR/AcrR family transcriptional regulator, with the protein MNTIVTSKEAILAECRAIVMEKGISSINMRSVAAACGVAVGSLYNYFPSKADLIGAAVEEVWRDIFHMSGTPFAFQSFTDCLAWLFESVQKGCAKYPGFFTLHSVSFAAGDKDKGRQIMEHYFGHMKMGLLSVLDQDPDIRQDAFNASLTKEEFIEFIFTAFTSMLLNGKDDLRPLAEIAARCIY; encoded by the coding sequence ATGAATACGATCGTCACCTCAAAAGAGGCCATTCTGGCAGAGTGCCGCGCAATCGTTATGGAAAAAGGCATATCTTCCATTAATATGCGTTCGGTTGCCGCTGCCTGCGGCGTCGCCGTAGGCTCTCTGTATAATTATTTTCCGTCAAAGGCTGACTTGATCGGTGCTGCCGTCGAAGAGGTCTGGAGAGATATCTTCCATATGTCAGGCACTCCTTTTGCCTTTCAGTCATTCACGGACTGTCTTGCATGGCTTTTTGAAAGTGTTCAAAAAGGCTGTGCCAAGTACCCTGGATTCTTTACTTTGCATTCCGTCAGTTTTGCTGCTGGAGATAAGGATAAGGGCCGCCAGATTATGGAACATTACTTCGGCCATATGAAAATGGGACTTTTAAGCGTCCTGGACCAGGACCCGGATATTCGTCAGGATGCTTTTAACGCAAGCCTGACGAAAGAAGAGTTTATAGAATTTATCTTTACCGCATTTACATCCATGCTGCTAAATGGCAAGGATGACTTACGTCCGCTGGCAGAAATCGCGGCTCGCTGCATCTATTAG
- a CDS encoding MDR family MFS transporter produces the protein MSNACRLTDRKRTLIFLNIMISCIASSMLATALTTALPPIIQDLHVSVSTGQWLTSGYSLAMGITMPLTAFLITRFPTRRLYLAGLGIFMIGLLTCAVAPNFSVMMTARILQACGSGILTSMSQVVLLIIYPLEKRGTIMGWYGLSIGAAPVIAPTLAGVIVDLFGWKYIFYIVAAIIAVSFLCALFVFDDVLDVTKKKFDVLSFVISAAAFAGITLGIGNIGTYPILDWKVLPLLAVGLLAGYWFVRRQLKSEQPFLELRVLKSKEYALSVIGSMLLYLVMMGSAVIMPLYVQSILGYSATVSGLVTLPGSLAMAVVSPFAGRIYDRLGMKKLFVTGALCMLASNLGMAFITMQMPVWTAGAFYVVRCAAIGCLMMPFVTWGNSHVEKKLMADGTALLISLRTIAGAIGTAAFVGIMTTVAEKQGARYGENAAIHGLNVAFLSMSFATLILLLIAVFLVKNKKTNHDS, from the coding sequence ATGAGTAATGCATGCAGGCTTACAGATCGAAAGCGTACGCTGATATTTTTAAATATTATGATTAGCTGCATCGCGTCCAGCATGCTGGCTACGGCGCTTACGACAGCGCTTCCTCCGATTATTCAGGACCTGCATGTCAGCGTCTCGACGGGACAGTGGCTGACAAGCGGTTATTCCCTGGCAATGGGGATTACGATGCCGCTGACGGCGTTCCTGATTACCAGATTCCCTACTCGCAGGCTTTACCTTGCAGGACTTGGGATTTTTATGATAGGGCTTCTTACTTGCGCTGTCGCGCCTAATTTCTCAGTCATGATGACAGCAAGAATCCTGCAGGCATGTGGAAGCGGCATCCTTACTTCCATGTCCCAGGTCGTCCTGCTCATTATATATCCTTTGGAAAAGCGGGGAACGATTATGGGCTGGTATGGACTGTCTATTGGAGCAGCCCCGGTGATCGCGCCTACGCTGGCAGGAGTCATCGTTGACTTATTTGGATGGAAATACATCTTCTATATTGTTGCGGCAATCATCGCAGTGTCATTTCTGTGCGCGCTTTTTGTATTTGACGATGTTTTGGATGTTACGAAAAAGAAATTCGATGTCCTGTCATTCGTTATTAGCGCGGCAGCTTTTGCAGGAATCACTCTGGGAATCGGCAATATCGGCACGTATCCCATATTGGACTGGAAGGTTCTGCCTTTGCTGGCAGTAGGATTGCTGGCGGGCTATTGGTTCGTGCGCCGGCAGCTTAAATCTGAGCAGCCTTTTCTTGAACTGCGGGTTTTGAAGAGCAAGGAATACGCGTTAAGCGTTATTGGCAGCATGCTGCTGTACCTGGTCATGATGGGCTCGGCCGTAATCATGCCCCTTTATGTCCAGTCAATTTTGGGATATTCTGCCACCGTCTCAGGACTGGTGACGCTGCCAGGCTCGCTGGCAATGGCAGTGGTCAGCCCGTTTGCAGGCAGAATCTATGACCGGCTGGGGATGAAGAAGTTGTTTGTTACAGGCGCGTTATGCATGCTGGCCAGTAATCTTGGCATGGCCTTTATCACGATGCAGATGCCGGTGTGGACAGCCGGGGCATTCTATGTCGTAAGATGCGCAGCAATCGGGTGTCTGATGATGCCTTTTGTAACCTGGGGAAATAGCCATGTGGAGAAAAAACTGATGGCTGACGGGACAGCGCTTTTAATCTCTCTTAGAACAATAGCAGGTGCCATTGGAACGGCGGCCTTTGTCGGAATCATGACGACCGTTGCCGAAAAGCAGGGAGCCCGGTATGGAGAGAATGCGGCTATCCATGGCTTGAATGTGGCATTTCTTTCAATGTCATTCGCAACATTAATCTTATTGCTGATAGCTGTTTTCCTGGTAAAGAATAAGAAAACAAATCATGACTCCTAA